One stretch of Flavobacterium sp. 9 DNA includes these proteins:
- a CDS encoding MFS transporter produces MKKSLIALSLGGLTIGITEFVMMGLLPDIASDMKVSIPVAGYLISAYALGVVIGAPLLVILGRNLAPKKMLLILALMLTVFNALSIIAPSYNFLFASRFLSGLPHGAFFGVGAVVASRLADKGKEAQAIAIMFSGLTLANLIGVPIGTYIGHNFIWRYTFILIAIVGLLTFLFISLWMPNLEKSGNVNMKTQLLFFKKTEAWLIIGITAIGFAGLFAWISYIAPLLINVSKFNAEDVSYILILAGLGMVVGNFAGGKLADKFSPAPTVLALLFVMSIDLILVYLFSFNQYISLFLTFLTGAISFSVIAPIQMLMIKTATGAEMIASAALQGSFNIGNALGAFLGGLPLAAGYSYASPNLIGVGMAITGMIITFALMQKHKSNLQLQNA; encoded by the coding sequence ATGAAAAAAAGTCTTATTGCACTCTCATTAGGAGGATTAACAATTGGTATTACCGAATTTGTTATGATGGGTTTGTTACCGGATATTGCCTCAGATATGAAAGTTTCGATTCCGGTTGCCGGATATTTAATTTCGGCTTACGCGCTGGGCGTTGTTATTGGAGCTCCTTTATTAGTAATCTTAGGAAGAAATTTAGCTCCAAAGAAAATGCTTTTAATATTAGCTTTAATGTTAACTGTTTTTAATGCGCTTTCTATTATTGCGCCATCGTATAATTTTTTATTCGCATCCAGATTTCTTTCCGGATTACCACACGGAGCCTTCTTTGGAGTTGGAGCTGTAGTCGCAAGCCGTTTGGCAGACAAAGGCAAAGAAGCTCAGGCAATCGCGATTATGTTTTCAGGTTTAACGCTGGCTAATTTAATTGGTGTTCCAATTGGAACTTATATTGGACACAATTTTATATGGCGTTATACCTTTATATTAATTGCAATTGTAGGTTTGCTTACGTTTTTGTTTATTTCTTTATGGATGCCAAATCTGGAGAAAAGCGGAAACGTAAATATGAAAACGCAACTCTTATTTTTTAAGAAAACGGAAGCTTGGTTAATTATCGGAATTACTGCAATTGGGTTTGCAGGATTATTTGCCTGGATTAGTTATATCGCACCTTTATTGATCAATGTTTCTAAGTTTAACGCAGAAGATGTTTCGTATATCTTGATTCTTGCTGGACTTGGAATGGTTGTTGGAAACTTTGCAGGCGGTAAACTTGCAGATAAATTTTCTCCGGCACCAACCGTTTTGGCTTTATTATTTGTAATGTCGATTGATTTAATTTTAGTTTACCTATTCTCTTTCAATCAATATATTTCTTTGTTTCTGACTTTCTTAACAGGCGCTATTTCTTTTTCAGTAATTGCACCAATTCAAATGTTAATGATTAAAACTGCAACAGGCGCTGAGATGATTGCTTCGGCAGCACTTCAGGGAAGTTTTAATATCGGGAATGCTTTAGGTGCCTTTTTAGGAGGATTGCCTTTGGCGGCTGGTTACAGTTATGCTTCTCCTAACCTTATTGGAGTTGGAATGGCGATTACCGGAATGATTATTACTTTTGCTTTAATGCAGAAACACAAAAGCAATTTACAGTTGCAGAATGCATAA
- a CDS encoding AraC family transcriptional regulator — protein sequence MVVKSEFEKLGLHTISVELGEVELQDDITDSQKEILLKNLQALGFDFIDDKKSKTIEKIKNIIVDLVHHKNNDLKINLSDYLVENLNQDYSTLSNLFSEIENTTIEKYFISQKIEKVKELLIYNEHSLSEIADMLNYSNVAHLSNQFKKITGFTPTYFKQLKDKKRIQIENL from the coding sequence ATGGTTGTGAAGTCTGAGTTTGAAAAACTTGGACTTCATACTATTTCTGTTGAATTAGGCGAAGTCGAACTTCAAGATGACATCACCGATTCTCAAAAAGAAATTCTGCTAAAAAATCTTCAGGCTTTAGGTTTTGATTTTATTGATGACAAAAAAAGTAAAACGATCGAGAAAATAAAAAACATCATCGTTGATTTAGTTCATCATAAAAACAATGATCTCAAAATCAATTTGTCTGATTATTTAGTCGAAAACCTAAATCAGGATTACAGCACTTTGAGTAATCTTTTCTCAGAAATTGAAAATACTACTATTGAAAAATATTTTATCAGTCAGAAAATCGAGAAAGTAAAAGAACTCCTTATATATAATGAACATTCGTTAAGCGAAATTGCCGATATGCTAAATTATAGTAATGTCGCGCATTTGAGCAATCAGTTCAAGAAAATCACGGGCTTCACTCCTACTTATTTCAAACAATTGAAGGATAAAAAAAGGATTCAGATTGAGAATTTGTAA
- a CDS encoding DUF3347 domain-containing protein, translating into MKNTISTIAAVIIVLFSANIIQATTIKTETTTIEDVDSSQLQAVYDAYFTVKDALIKSDAKLTSAKATDLLTAITAVKMDKLKSNEHTVWMKVVKKLTADAKSISTSSDIKKQRETFKSLTKSTYDLVKVSKSTEVVYKQYCPMADADWLSKEKAVKNPYYGSSMLTCGNVVETIK; encoded by the coding sequence ATGAAAAATACAATATCAACTATAGCAGCAGTAATAATCGTATTATTTTCTGCAAATATAATTCAGGCAACTACAATCAAAACAGAAACAACTACAATCGAAGATGTAGATTCAAGTCAGTTACAAGCTGTTTACGATGCTTATTTTACTGTCAAAGATGCCTTGATTAAAAGTGATGCCAAATTAACTTCGGCGAAAGCCACAGATTTATTGACGGCAATTACCGCAGTAAAAATGGATAAACTAAAAAGCAACGAACATACTGTTTGGATGAAAGTCGTTAAAAAATTAACCGCCGACGCTAAAAGTATTTCTACAAGCTCAGATATTAAAAAACAACGTGAAACTTTTAAATCCTTAACTAAAAGCACTTATGATTTAGTTAAAGTTTCAAAATCTACTGAAGTTGTCTACAAACAATATTGCCCAATGGCAGATGCTGATTGGTTGAGCAAAGAAAAAGCAGTTAAGAATCCGTATTACGGTTCTTCGATGTTGACTTGCGGAAACGTGGTAGAAACCATCAAATAA
- a CDS encoding RagB/SusD family nutrient uptake outer membrane protein: MKYKVIIAGLIISGLLTSCQDFGEDFFDTPAQSTLGDEIIFSNAELAQGAVDGIKVSFGEEQSYRGRLLAYQGLNTDAEWLLTSSSEGAKSDLAVYNARPDNTEMNSPKNAWAMMYEGIERANLCIRGLRTYGNIKSNKELAQLLGEALTLRAIYYADLLRNWGDVPTRFVPVVTSTIYIPKTNRDETYKQLIADLAEASTLVGWPNETAATNSTERINKAFVKSFRARLAMMASGYQQYPDGVRRSTDPELSVVKMYRLALDECRSVIASGSAHLEPTFEGLWKKYNQEIVTAGGESLWEIPFADTRGRMLFTLAVKHDTADQFQQMGPSKGGVNGPLPFVFYDYDQADTRRDVTCVPYKWGTAVNGKAKQELTDLQTWYFGKYRFEWMNRIVTAPNDDGLNKIYMRYAEVLLIAAEAANELEGPGAAAVYLKEIRRRAFAAANQAVKVDAYVDALTSKAAMMNAIVEENKYEFTGEMERKYSLIRWNLLKTKLDEAKIKMADLKSRTGNYQDVPSTLYYKYKDDEITLDIYGLNRGEIQIPVGYTSKAWDKLEDNKITTLYKTGIDPDKRQFWPIWQTFIDNSNGQLVNDWVLGN; this comes from the coding sequence ATGAAATATAAAGTAATAATAGCAGGATTAATTATCTCAGGTTTATTGACTTCGTGTCAGGATTTTGGTGAAGATTTCTTTGATACTCCTGCACAATCAACATTAGGAGACGAGATTATATTTTCTAATGCTGAATTGGCACAAGGTGCTGTTGATGGAATAAAAGTCTCATTTGGAGAAGAGCAATCCTATAGGGGAAGGCTTTTAGCTTATCAGGGATTAAATACAGATGCAGAGTGGCTCTTAACATCGTCTAGTGAAGGCGCTAAATCTGATTTAGCAGTATATAATGCCAGACCTGATAATACAGAAATGAACTCGCCAAAAAATGCCTGGGCAATGATGTATGAAGGAATTGAACGTGCAAATTTGTGTATTAGAGGTTTACGTACCTATGGCAATATAAAATCTAATAAGGAACTAGCACAATTGCTAGGGGAAGCATTAACATTACGCGCTATTTATTATGCTGATTTGCTTAGAAACTGGGGAGATGTACCTACTCGTTTTGTTCCTGTTGTTACTTCAACTATTTATATACCTAAAACAAATCGCGACGAAACTTACAAGCAATTGATCGCAGATTTAGCCGAAGCTTCAACTTTGGTTGGTTGGCCAAACGAAACTGCGGCAACAAATAGTACAGAACGTATAAATAAGGCTTTTGTGAAAAGTTTTAGAGCTCGTCTGGCAATGATGGCAAGTGGATATCAGCAATATCCTGATGGAGTAAGACGAAGCACGGATCCGGAGCTTTCAGTAGTAAAAATGTACAGATTGGCATTAGATGAATGTCGATCAGTTATTGCTAGTGGTTCTGCGCATTTAGAGCCAACTTTTGAAGGATTATGGAAAAAATACAATCAGGAAATTGTAACGGCCGGAGGAGAATCTCTTTGGGAAATTCCTTTTGCAGATACACGAGGAAGAATGCTTTTTACTTTGGCAGTAAAACATGATACTGCAGATCAGTTTCAACAAATGGGACCAAGCAAAGGTGGAGTTAACGGACCATTGCCATTTGTTTTCTATGATTATGATCAGGCAGATACCCGCAGAGATGTTACCTGTGTTCCTTATAAATGGGGAACTGCAGTAAATGGTAAAGCAAAGCAGGAACTTACAGATTTACAGACTTGGTATTTTGGGAAATACCGTTTTGAATGGATGAACCGAATCGTTACGGCACCAAATGACGATGGTTTAAATAAAATATATATGCGTTATGCCGAAGTGCTTTTAATTGCTGCCGAAGCTGCTAACGAATTAGAAGGTCCTGGAGCGGCTGCAGTTTATTTAAAAGAAATTCGCCGTAGAGCTTTTGCTGCAGCAAATCAGGCCGTAAAAGTAGATGCTTATGTAGACGCATTGACAAGTAAAGCAGCAATGATGAATGCTATTGTCGAAGAAAATAAATATGAATTTACAGGTGAAATGGAACGTAAATATTCTCTTATCAGATGGAATTTATTAAAAACAAAATTAGACGAAGCTAAAATTAAAATGGCGGATTTGAAATCTCGTACAGGTAATTATCAGGATGTGCCTTCGACTTTGTATTACAAATATAAAGATGATGAAATTACATTGGATATTTATGGTTTAAACCGAGGTGAAATTCAGATTCCGGTAGGTTATACTTCAAAAGCCTGGGATAAATTGGAAGACAATAAAATAACAACTTTGTACAAAACCGGTATTGATCCTGATAAAAGACAATTTTGGCCAATCTGGCAAACATTTATTGACAATAGCAATGGTCAATTAGTAAATGACTGGGTTCTTGGAAACTAA
- a CDS encoding AraC family transcriptional regulator: MPILNQFKTLVIDEFEDEKFHLPPHTHTYYEIIYIKKGSGVHHLNNNLLPYKTGDLFVISPEDEHYFDIKKSTRFFYIKFTDNYFNSKQNLTCDEFLIHTPESFMRDKTLKETVLKLDDPCKTILKNTIENIAAYNCKTDVSTSPIVFYQILSIFGLIKETMRGQNLVVKGNSIDNEQITSYIHQNIYNPKLVQIKVIASHFNIAETYFSAYFKRTFSISYRDYIHNLRTTLIEKRIHNNQLPIKQIAYEFGFTDESHLSNYFKKRKNMKPTDFKKT; this comes from the coding sequence ATGCCTATTTTAAATCAATTCAAAACTCTTGTTATTGATGAGTTCGAAGATGAGAAATTTCATCTTCCGCCGCACACGCATACTTATTATGAAATTATTTATATCAAAAAAGGAAGCGGAGTTCACCATCTGAATAACAACTTATTACCTTATAAAACGGGAGATCTCTTTGTGATTTCGCCGGAAGACGAGCATTATTTTGACATTAAAAAAAGTACTCGTTTCTTTTATATTAAGTTTACGGACAATTATTTTAATTCGAAACAGAATCTTACTTGCGACGAATTCTTAATTCATACTCCGGAAAGTTTCATGCGTGATAAAACACTAAAAGAAACGGTTCTTAAACTCGACGATCCCTGCAAGACAATATTAAAGAATACAATCGAAAACATTGCCGCATACAATTGCAAAACCGATGTTTCGACTTCACCAATTGTATTTTATCAGATTCTTTCGATTTTTGGATTAATCAAAGAAACCATGCGCGGTCAAAATCTTGTTGTTAAAGGAAATTCTATTGACAACGAACAAATCACTTCTTATATTCATCAGAACATTTACAATCCGAAATTAGTTCAGATTAAAGTAATTGCCAGTCATTTTAATATTGCCGAAACTTATTTTAGCGCTTATTTCAAAAGAACTTTCTCTATTAGTTATCGCGATTATATTCATAATTTAAGAACAACTTTAATCGAAAAACGAATTCATAACAACCAATTACCAATTAAACAAATTGCCTATGAATTTGGTTTTACCGATGAAAGTCACTTATCAAACTATTTTAAAAAGCGAAAAAATATGAAGCCAACAGATTTTAAGAAAACTTAA
- a CDS encoding TonB-dependent receptor — MNFKDLFKKGANCSFAVVFLLCLLTSNRISAQNITLEGTVKDAAGLTLPGVNIVEKGTKNSASTDFDGHYKIKLTNPKAVLSFSFIGFQTKEIAVAGKNKLDVNLSEDSHALNEVVVVGYGSVKKSDLTGAVSSISGNELKKIPVSNIAEALTGRIAGVQVTSSEGSPDADIKIRVRGGGSLTQDASPLIIVDGFPVNSMSDIASSNVESMTVLKDASSTAIYGSRGANGVIIITTKTGKDGKMAISFNMFYGMKTMANDIDVLPVDDFVKWQYEYALLSQTDKTILSNPNSYTKYFGNWQDRDLYNGVKGTDWQKQIYGRRGEVNSRDLGIRGGTEKISYNFNYAYYDEKAIMVGSDFKRNNLSLALKNKASDKIDLAFTVRYSDTEINGGGVNEQNEVSSLDSRLRHSVGYSPIPMPGLTTDNDDQSVNSYLVNPFLAISDNARQQTKKNYNLLGSFGWKLAQNLKFQSDLGLDNYNYSDYRFYGSSTYFSSTAKVGAGKPAMVMSDRKDVRFRNANTLNYDFKNLLGVNHHLTALLGEEMITTTSNNVTTTMLKYPDFFDLDDAMKLTTQGTPFSVDNFYSPDDKLLSFFGRVNYDFKDRYLLTASFRADGSSRFLGDNRWGYFPAAAAAWKISEESFLKNTSWLSLLKLRLSYGEAGNNNIPVGQTVQSYMSSTNSFIDGFGSYWAPSSVLANPDLKWETTVTQNIGLDFGFFKNRLNGTFDAYKNVTHDLLIEFPVGGTGYKTQYRNMGETQNTGFEATVNFIAFERKNFGLNFSVNVGINKNKINSLGVMDNFGVNTNWASTDIGNDYAVNAGSPMGLMYGYQSAGRYEVSDFDYVGGKYTLKAGVVDATSVLGSAVQPGMMKLKNTDGSADNKVTASDQTIIGNANPKSTGGLVINANAYGFDLSAAFNWTIGNDIYNANKAEFSTANRNGQYKNLSTEMADGKRWTNLDPASGQLVTNPTDLAALNANTTMWSPYMQKFMFTDWAVEDGSFFRLNTLTLGYSTLEALTSKLGVSKLRFYFTATNVFIITNYSGPDPEVSTKRKTPLTPGVDYSAYPRSRQLVFGLNLNF; from the coding sequence ATGAATTTTAAAGATTTATTTAAAAAAGGAGCAAATTGTTCTTTTGCAGTTGTTTTCTTATTGTGCCTCCTGACGAGCAATCGTATCAGCGCACAAAATATAACGCTGGAAGGTACTGTTAAAGATGCTGCCGGATTGACTTTACCAGGTGTTAATATCGTTGAGAAAGGAACTAAAAATAGCGCTTCTACTGATTTTGACGGACATTATAAAATAAAACTAACGAATCCTAAAGCAGTATTGAGTTTTTCATTTATAGGATTCCAAACAAAAGAGATAGCCGTTGCAGGTAAAAATAAATTGGATGTTAATTTAAGCGAAGATTCACATGCATTAAATGAAGTAGTTGTTGTTGGGTATGGATCAGTAAAAAAATCAGATTTGACCGGTGCTGTTTCTTCAATTTCAGGAAATGAACTAAAGAAAATTCCGGTTTCTAATATTGCTGAAGCTTTAACGGGAAGAATAGCCGGAGTTCAGGTTACTTCAAGTGAAGGTTCTCCTGATGCAGATATTAAAATTAGAGTTCGTGGTGGTGGATCATTAACACAAGATGCTTCACCTCTAATAATAGTTGATGGTTTTCCGGTTAATAGTATGAGTGATATTGCTTCCTCAAATGTTGAATCGATGACGGTACTAAAAGACGCTTCTTCAACAGCAATCTATGGTTCCAGGGGAGCAAACGGAGTTATTATTATTACAACTAAGACTGGTAAAGACGGAAAAATGGCTATTAGTTTTAATATGTTTTACGGCATGAAAACAATGGCAAATGATATAGATGTTCTGCCTGTTGATGATTTTGTAAAGTGGCAATATGAATATGCATTACTTAGTCAAACAGATAAAACTATTTTAAGTAATCCAAATTCTTATACGAAGTATTTTGGTAACTGGCAGGATCGCGATTTATACAACGGAGTAAAAGGAACTGACTGGCAAAAGCAAATCTATGGTCGTCGTGGCGAAGTAAATAGCCGTGATTTAGGGATTCGTGGAGGAACCGAAAAGATAAGCTACAACTTTAATTATGCTTATTATGATGAAAAAGCAATTATGGTTGGGTCAGATTTTAAAAGAAATAACTTGTCACTGGCATTGAAAAACAAAGCAAGTGACAAAATTGATCTTGCTTTTACAGTTCGCTATTCTGATACAGAAATAAATGGAGGTGGTGTAAATGAACAAAACGAAGTTTCATCACTCGATAGTCGTTTGCGTCATAGTGTTGGATATTCTCCAATTCCAATGCCGGGATTGACGACAGATAATGATGATCAAAGTGTGAACAGTTATTTAGTGAATCCTTTTTTGGCAATATCAGATAATGCACGCCAGCAAACTAAAAAGAATTATAATTTATTAGGAAGCTTTGGATGGAAACTTGCTCAAAATTTAAAATTTCAAAGTGACTTGGGATTGGATAATTATAATTATTCGGATTATCGTTTCTATGGTTCTTCTACTTATTTTTCAAGTACTGCAAAAGTTGGAGCAGGAAAACCGGCTATGGTAATGAGCGATCGTAAAGATGTGCGTTTTAGAAATGCCAATACCTTAAATTATGATTTTAAAAATCTTCTGGGAGTAAATCATCATTTAACAGCTCTTTTGGGAGAAGAAATGATTACTACTACATCAAACAATGTTACTACAACAATGTTAAAGTATCCTGATTTCTTTGATTTGGATGATGCAATGAAATTGACAACTCAGGGAACACCATTTTCAGTAGATAATTTTTACAGCCCTGATGATAAATTATTGTCATTTTTTGGACGTGTAAATTATGATTTTAAAGACCGTTATTTATTGACAGCTTCTTTTCGTGCAGACGGTTCAAGCAGATTTTTGGGAGACAATCGTTGGGGATATTTCCCGGCAGCAGCAGCCGCCTGGAAGATTTCTGAAGAAAGTTTCCTGAAAAATACTTCATGGTTAAGTCTTCTTAAGTTGAGACTAAGTTATGGTGAAGCTGGTAATAATAATATTCCGGTAGGACAAACAGTTCAGAGTTATATGTCCAGCACTAACTCTTTTATAGATGGTTTTGGCAGTTACTGGGCTCCGTCAAGTGTTTTGGCAAATCCAGATCTTAAATGGGAAACTACTGTTACACAAAATATTGGTCTTGATTTTGGTTTTTTTAAAAATCGCTTAAATGGAACTTTCGATGCGTATAAAAATGTAACTCACGATTTGTTAATAGAATTTCCGGTAGGAGGTACAGGATATAAAACTCAATATAGAAATATGGGTGAAACACAAAATACCGGTTTTGAAGCTACTGTGAATTTTATAGCATTCGAAAGAAAGAATTTTGGTTTAAATTTTTCTGTGAATGTTGGTATTAACAAAAACAAAATCAATTCTCTTGGCGTAATGGATAATTTTGGTGTAAATACCAATTGGGCATCAACTGATATTGGTAATGATTATGCGGTAAATGCAGGTTCTCCAATGGGATTAATGTACGGTTATCAAAGCGCGGGACGATATGAAGTTTCGGACTTTGATTATGTTGGAGGAAAATATACTTTAAAAGCCGGAGTAGTAGATGCAACTAGTGTTTTGGGTAGTGCTGTACAACCAGGAATGATGAAGTTAAAAAATACCGATGGCTCTGCAGATAACAAAGTTACAGCGTCAGATCAAACAATTATAGGTAATGCTAATCCTAAAAGTACAGGAGGTTTGGTTATTAATGCTAATGCTTATGGTTTTGATCTTTCTGCGGCTTTCAACTGGACAATTGGCAATGATATCTACAATGCAAACAAAGCCGAATTTTCGACAGCAAACAGAAACGGTCAATACAAGAATTTAAGTACTGAAATGGCCGATGGTAAGAGATGGACAAATCTTGATCCTGCTTCGGGACAGTTAGTGACAAATCCTACTGATTTGGCAGCTTTAAATGCTAACACGACAATGTGGTCTCCATATATGCAAAAATTCATGTTTACAGACTGGGCCGTAGAAGATGGTTCGTTCTTTAGGTTAAATACTTTGACTTTAGGATATTCTACACTAGAAGCATTGACATCTAAACTGGGAGTAAGCAAGTTAAGATTCTATTTTACAGCAACTAATGTTTTTATAATTACAAATTATTCCGGTCCTGATCCTGAGGTGTCAACAAAAAGAAAAACACCGTTAACGCCTGGCGTCGATTATTCAGCATATCCACGCAGCAGACAATTGGTTTTTGGTTTAAACCTTAATTTCTAA
- a CDS encoding DUF5123 domain-containing protein → MKAKYIFKGLLAMFLLIVAGCESYNEAVLDDIGANRVFSPIELKAVVRNQTSVELNWTVKNDVDHYVVEFSADDADFKTIYKTVNVLPTELPVTIALEGETVYSIRVKGVSAAGLADSKWSVVTAKTLTEQILFAVEDVDVEATQVTLRWTPNSAVTQITVAPGGITHTITPAEKTAGVAVVTRLTGETDYTATLLNGTKKRGLRTFKTGIDIGAGILVKPTDDLNAAIAAAPAGSILVLMPGDYQVFKDEIVLNKAITIRGLRAGDKPLLHVRFTLTAGTGNLSLIDLDVEGTTIGDTNFITVSGTNTTYGDILISGCTIHDYLRALVYGNAATSKVTSFTVENTTVKNVNTNAKADFIDFRNTYVANIVVKNSTFNTCSVGRDFVRVDAVASPNGFSGTGLTTNVLIDSCTLYNVSNNSTPKRILYLRFASNKSIVRNTLIASTTAIYTNQAGTDLPVFNKNYYYQAPGFMDASITNNKIDASGTTANPQFKDAANGDFTIGNQTLKDNAIGDPNWIK, encoded by the coding sequence ATGAAAGCAAAATACATATTTAAAGGATTGCTGGCTATGTTTTTATTGATAGTTGCCGGTTGCGAAAGTTACAATGAAGCAGTATTGGATGATATAGGAGCCAATAGAGTATTTTCTCCAATAGAACTTAAAGCCGTAGTTAGAAATCAAACATCAGTAGAATTAAACTGGACAGTAAAAAACGATGTAGATCATTATGTAGTAGAATTTAGTGCAGATGATGCTGATTTTAAAACAATTTATAAAACAGTAAATGTATTGCCTACAGAACTTCCTGTAACAATTGCGTTAGAAGGAGAAACAGTTTATTCAATCAGAGTAAAAGGAGTAAGTGCAGCAGGATTAGCAGATTCTAAGTGGTCTGTTGTTACGGCAAAAACATTGACCGAGCAAATTTTATTTGCCGTTGAAGATGTTGATGTTGAGGCGACACAAGTTACTTTAAGATGGACTCCAAATAGTGCTGTAACACAAATCACAGTTGCTCCGGGCGGAATTACTCATACAATAACACCGGCAGAAAAAACAGCGGGAGTTGCAGTTGTAACAAGATTAACTGGAGAAACTGATTACACGGCTACTTTGCTTAACGGAACTAAAAAAAGAGGACTTAGAACTTTTAAAACCGGAATTGATATAGGAGCAGGTATTTTAGTTAAGCCCACAGATGATTTAAATGCTGCTATTGCCGCAGCGCCTGCAGGTTCAATATTAGTATTGATGCCTGGAGATTATCAGGTATTCAAAGATGAAATTGTATTAAATAAAGCAATTACTATAAGAGGATTGCGTGCAGGCGATAAACCGTTATTGCATGTAAGGTTTACGCTTACTGCCGGCACAGGAAATCTTTCATTAATTGATCTGGATGTTGAAGGAACAACTATTGGAGATACTAATTTTATTACTGTTTCAGGCACCAATACTACTTATGGCGATATTTTAATCAGTGGTTGTACTATTCATGATTATTTACGAGCCTTAGTGTATGGAAATGCTGCAACTTCAAAAGTAACTTCATTTACTGTAGAAAATACTACTGTAAAAAATGTAAATACCAATGCAAAAGCAGATTTTATAGATTTCAGAAATACTTACGTAGCAAACATAGTGGTCAAAAACAGTACGTTTAATACTTGTTCAGTAGGACGTGATTTTGTTCGTGTTGATGCGGTCGCTTCTCCTAATGGTTTTTCAGGAACGGGATTAACAACAAACGTATTAATTGACAGTTGTACACTTTATAATGTATCCAATAATTCGACACCAAAAAGAATCTTATATCTTCGTTTTGCATCAAATAAGTCAATAGTAAGAAACACTTTGATTGCGTCAACAACAGCAATTTATACTAATCAGGCAGGCACAGATTTACCGGTGTTTAATAAAAACTACTATTATCAGGCGCCAGGTTTTATGGATGCTTCAATTACAAATAATAAAATTGATGCTTCCGGAACTACTGCAAATCCTCAATTTAAAGATGCAGCAAATGGAGATTTCACAATTGGAAACCAAACTTTAAAAGACAATGCAATTGGAGATCCAAATTGGATAAAATAG